The Plasmodium relictum strain SGS1 genome assembly, chromosome: 4 region TTTTTGatgatatataaatttaaataactaatgaagagaagaaaaattaaaaaaaaagaaattttaaaataaatatgacaaaaaaatattgagaaaaaaaagggtttttttatataataccaaattttttttcttttttttttttgtataataatacaaaatatttatatatttaccttaactatttttctatattcactttaatatgtataaatatttatatatataatcttagaaaataattttttttttaagaaaatcaGAAATTCATTATAAATTAACTCATCAAATGtatataagtttttttttttttttttttttttttaaaaataattcgaatgacaaaaattttgaaaaatattaaaactaCAAACATAACTTACTAATATTTAGTTGATAtggataataaaatataattaatataatatttataataaaaaatatttcaagattattaaaaaaaaggatcaTTAAATGTTGATATCAAtgcattaatttttttgtttcctAAACCTGAACAATTTATCAAATCGTCTTTTTTAGcttttatgatatttttaaaatttttaaattttttaataagtgtAACGCAATCGGTTGAATTAATgcatctaattttttttaaaagttcaTGTATTTTTTCATCTTGTTTTGAgaaaactttatttttcatataggagatttttttttcataaattttgaAATCTTCTATAACTCTAGCACATTCTTCATTTGACCAACATAATATAAGAGTCATATTTAAACAGAAAGCTAGTTGATTTATTTCTCCTAATGAATTATCAATATTCTC contains the following coding sequences:
- a CDS encoding ERCC1 nucleotide excision repair protein, putative, with the translated sequence MNENINKCLEDKNNVNPTPGTNEIFYDDDSEKFLIISYRQKLNPLIKKINRVRYKFNNIIPDFLIGKNNACLFISMKYHRLRSNYLKARIETLSNKYNNRILLCLVDIENIDNSLGEINQLAFCLNMTLILCWSNEECARVIEDFKIYEKKISYMKNKVFSKQDEKIHELLKKIRCINSTDCVTLIKKFKNFKNIIKAKKDDLINCSGLGNKKINALISTFNDPFF